One genomic segment of Gossypium arboreum isolate Shixiya-1 chromosome 3, ASM2569848v2, whole genome shotgun sequence includes these proteins:
- the LOC108475076 gene encoding uncharacterized protein LOC108475076 has product MEAANKNIKKIMRKMTETYKDWHEKLPFALYAYRTSVRTSTGVTPFSLVYEMEAVLPIEVEIPSLQVLSELKLDEAEWIQSRYDQLNLIDEKRLKAIHHGQMYQKQMMWAYNKKAQEIDSTGHVPQRTM; this is encoded by the exons atggaagcagccaataagaatatCAAGAAAATCATGagaaaaatgactgagacttataaagattggcatgagaaattaccattcGCCCTCTACGCCTACCGAACGTCAGTCAGAACCTCCACCGGGGTAACAcctttctctttggtttatgAAATGGAGGCGGTCTTGCCTATTGAGGTTGAAATTCCTTCTCTACAAGTCCTGTCAGaactaaagttagatgaagcagaatggatccagtcacGATACGATCAGCTAAACCTAATTGATGAAAAGAGGCTGAAAGCTATTCACCAcggtcaaatgtaccaaaagcaaATGATGTGGGCTTATAACAAGAAG GCTCAAGAAatcgattctacaggtcatgtccctcAGAGGACGATGTAG